In Thermorudis peleae, a genomic segment contains:
- a CDS encoding aliphatic sulfonate ABC transporter substrate-binding protein — protein sequence MVPERKLTRRTFLHAVLGVGATGILASCGGAANSSQLTPTPLTRASTPTVAQTGSLSTPAVKTSSKLDVLRLDYAYYNPVSLVLKRQGWVEQEFSRDGTRVEWVLSLGSNKANEFTASGTVHFGSTGGSAALLARANGVPLKTVWIYAQPEWTALVERRDGAFSSPSDLKGKKVAATRGTDPWFFLLRSLDSVGLSSQDLTIVQLQHPDGEQALLRGDVDAWAGLDPHMAHAELTAGARLFFRHRDWNTYGTLNVLESFLNAHPDVVERVLVLYERGRQWALAHQEDLAQILADEAKLNLDIARKVLTERTAFPDPTPGDTQRQVLAQILPLIRKENLVQAGADLDRALATLLEPSVAQRALAQAKGGQ from the coding sequence ATGGTTCCTGAAAGGAAGCTGACACGGCGAACGTTCCTGCACGCCGTTCTTGGCGTTGGTGCAACCGGCATCCTTGCCAGTTGTGGAGGGGCTGCCAACTCATCTCAGCTCACGCCGACGCCTCTCACCCGTGCGAGCACGCCGACGGTAGCCCAAACGGGCTCCCTGTCAACGCCAGCCGTCAAGACGTCGTCCAAGCTTGACGTCTTGCGCTTGGACTATGCCTACTATAACCCCGTTAGTCTTGTCTTGAAGCGCCAAGGCTGGGTTGAGCAGGAGTTCAGTCGCGATGGCACGCGTGTTGAGTGGGTCTTGAGCCTTGGAAGCAATAAAGCCAATGAATTTACGGCAAGCGGCACCGTACATTTTGGTTCGACCGGTGGGAGTGCGGCGCTGCTTGCGCGGGCAAACGGTGTTCCACTCAAAACCGTCTGGATTTATGCTCAGCCGGAATGGACAGCTCTGGTTGAGCGCCGTGATGGGGCGTTCAGTTCGCCAAGCGACCTCAAGGGCAAGAAAGTTGCAGCGACGCGCGGCACCGATCCGTGGTTCTTCCTCCTGCGCTCGCTCGATAGTGTCGGACTCTCATCGCAGGATCTCACGATTGTGCAACTCCAACATCCGGATGGTGAGCAAGCGCTCCTGCGCGGCGACGTTGATGCGTGGGCCGGCCTCGATCCGCATATGGCACATGCTGAACTGACGGCTGGCGCTCGCCTTTTCTTCCGCCATCGCGACTGGAATACCTATGGGACGCTCAATGTCTTGGAGTCGTTTCTCAACGCGCATCCTGACGTTGTTGAACGCGTGCTTGTCCTCTACGAGCGCGGTCGTCAATGGGCGCTCGCCCATCAAGAGGATCTTGCTCAGATCCTCGCTGATGAGGCAAAGCTAAATCTTGACATTGCCCGCAAAGTGCTCACGGAGCGAACGGCCTTCCCCGATCCCACTCCCGGTGATACCCAGCGCCAAGTGCTCGCGCAGATTTTGCCGCTTATCCGCAAGGAGAATCTTGTGCAGGCCGGAGCTGACCTTGACCGCGCACTCGCCACGCTCCTTGAGCCAAGCGTTGCGCAACGTGCGCTTGCTCAGGCGAAAGGAGGGCAATGA
- a CDS encoding DUF2207 family protein, translated as MIHVLRRLGFRAGMAVGVGLWLLMLLLNAMAVVHAADFGTPIPGQHVYDRAGVLDSAAVAALEAQARTVEQAGVPIVVYLQRKHATYDDTVRDGRALMDAWDIESKPNARDGIVLFLNLEPNDPKHGQFAIIAGKTLVDRRMLSQSRLNRIATSMRGTLQSGDLANGIAVGLQAVAADLAAGPEPPGRLEQFASRFAVPLSVLSCATSAALALWTLLHSPRQSRLPTPTVQRPDNLPPALAGALVAGRIHTRQLFEATILDLARRGALAVEPVDASQPSHGVQIRLRNKRKVSTAPFEQEVWKMLEREASDGVVTRDRIRRLLLNIGQFRTLLRDELLSRRWFDPTASRRRHWLLAGVMLETLLSVVALVFLFIGQPWGIFLNLAVALLIVIPSVVAFVLAVAMPEISTLGEVAAVPWRAYRMGLLRAWRHPEIDIDLDEALPYAVALNATHGLNKRLQEASKHGYSPAWFLRPAPGDDGFSPGFYPYWVTWHSSFSPAGSSGAGGGVSGGASAGSGSAGGSF; from the coding sequence ATGATACACGTGCTGCGACGTCTTGGGTTTCGCGCAGGAATGGCTGTCGGCGTTGGCTTGTGGCTGCTGATGCTCTTGCTCAACGCGATGGCAGTGGTGCATGCTGCCGATTTTGGGACCCCGATCCCTGGTCAGCATGTCTATGACCGCGCTGGTGTGCTTGATTCAGCAGCGGTGGCAGCCCTTGAAGCGCAGGCTCGGACAGTCGAACAAGCGGGCGTTCCCATCGTTGTCTACCTCCAGCGAAAGCACGCCACGTATGACGATACCGTCCGTGACGGTCGGGCACTCATGGACGCGTGGGATATCGAGTCGAAGCCGAATGCCCGCGATGGCATCGTTCTTTTCCTCAACCTTGAACCGAATGATCCGAAGCACGGGCAATTTGCAATCATCGCTGGAAAGACACTCGTTGATCGGCGAATGCTTTCGCAAAGCCGTCTCAATCGCATCGCTACCTCGATGCGCGGCACGTTGCAGTCTGGCGATCTCGCCAACGGGATCGCTGTTGGCTTGCAAGCGGTTGCGGCTGATCTCGCAGCTGGGCCAGAACCACCAGGTCGACTGGAACAATTCGCCTCTCGCTTTGCTGTTCCATTGAGTGTGCTGAGTTGTGCTACGAGTGCTGCTCTTGCGCTCTGGACCCTCCTCCATTCCCCGCGCCAGTCACGCTTGCCGACCCCAACGGTGCAACGTCCTGACAATTTGCCGCCTGCTCTTGCCGGTGCACTCGTGGCCGGGCGAATACACACACGGCAGCTGTTTGAAGCAACAATCCTCGATCTTGCGCGTCGCGGTGCACTGGCTGTTGAGCCAGTGGATGCTTCGCAGCCTTCGCACGGTGTGCAGATCCGTTTACGCAACAAGAGGAAGGTCTCCACGGCGCCATTTGAGCAAGAAGTCTGGAAGATGCTTGAGCGCGAAGCTAGCGATGGCGTTGTCACTCGTGATCGGATACGTCGGCTTCTTCTTAACATCGGCCAATTCCGTACACTTCTCCGCGATGAATTGTTATCGCGACGGTGGTTTGATCCGACAGCTTCCCGTCGACGTCATTGGTTGCTCGCGGGCGTCATGCTCGAAACGCTTCTCAGCGTTGTTGCATTGGTGTTCCTCTTTATCGGTCAGCCGTGGGGAATCTTTCTGAATCTCGCTGTTGCTCTCCTCATTGTCATTCCGAGTGTGGTCGCCTTTGTTCTTGCTGTAGCAATGCCAGAGATAAGCACGCTCGGCGAGGTAGCTGCCGTACCCTGGCGGGCCTACCGTATGGGCTTACTTCGCGCTTGGCGTCATCCAGAGATTGACATCGATCTTGATGAGGCTCTTCCCTATGCTGTTGCGCTTAATGCGACACACGGGTTGAATAAGCGCCTGCAGGAGGCGAGCAAGCACGGATATTCTCCCGCCTGGTTTTTGCGTCCAGCGCCAGGCGACGACGGCTTCTCCCCTGGCTTCTACCCGTACTGGGTCACCTGGCACTCGAGTTTCTCCCCAGCGGGAAGTAGCGGTGCCGGGGGTGGAGTCTCCGGCGGTGCTTCAGCTGGCAGCGGCTCAGCCGGCGGCAGCTTCTAG
- the mutL gene encoding DNA mismatch repair endonuclease MutL — protein MSESQRVARRPIRVLPPALASRIAAGEVIERPASVVKELIENAIDAAARSIRLEITEAGFGRIQVIDDGIGIPPDELPLACERHATSKLLDDDLRCIQTLGFRGEALPSIAAVAELTLLSATAESRIGRRLTLRNGTIVRDEPVAHPPGTTVIVKHLFANVPVRLAAAKQKHVEAAQIVQTVRRLAIAAPHIRFTVLLDGRHVLQTSGSGDLVTVMSEVYGLPPESLQSIETVEFAEAKITGVIADPSITRPGRSHLHILVNERWTQPRGVLNTIEAAYRPLLPRGRHPILALALTLPPEQVDVNIHPAKLEVRLHHESQIAKIAAEVIRTTLGRKARTFQLAAAAVTDPLVSHTQVAEDQPSYDNRLVVTPNLPPLHILGQVQHRLILAEGPDGLYLIDQHRAHERVLYERLKAATHDAPDTLVELAEPMILELTPSQAAKLSNWLDALAALGFHCETFGRHTFLLRTTPYLPGVVTEARHAGGFPAVGQRDALIPALLEAIDDVAAEDSESWRDRLSIRLACRTAVRRGQPLDLPGLCALVQALGETSTPAVCPHGSPILLRIDGQALARQFNW, from the coding sequence GTGTCCGAGTCACAGCGCGTTGCCCGACGTCCGATCCGAGTCCTGCCTCCAGCACTGGCAAGCCGTATTGCCGCTGGAGAAGTGATCGAGCGCCCAGCGTCTGTTGTCAAAGAGCTCATTGAAAACGCAATCGACGCTGCAGCTCGCAGTATTCGTCTTGAGATCACAGAGGCTGGGTTTGGACGCATTCAGGTGATCGATGATGGCATCGGCATTCCACCTGACGAACTGCCACTAGCCTGTGAGCGGCATGCGACGAGCAAACTGCTTGACGATGACCTGCGTTGCATTCAAACCCTTGGCTTCCGCGGTGAGGCATTGCCCAGCATTGCCGCAGTTGCTGAGTTGACGCTTCTGAGCGCAACAGCGGAGTCCCGGATCGGACGACGCCTCACGCTGCGCAATGGCACGATCGTACGCGATGAACCAGTCGCTCATCCGCCGGGGACGACCGTTATTGTAAAACATCTTTTTGCAAATGTTCCGGTTCGGCTCGCTGCTGCCAAACAGAAGCACGTCGAAGCCGCACAAATTGTCCAGACAGTGCGCCGGCTGGCCATCGCTGCGCCGCACATCCGCTTCACGGTACTACTCGACGGACGCCACGTGCTGCAGACCAGTGGCTCAGGCGATCTGGTGACGGTCATGAGTGAAGTTTACGGTTTGCCGCCTGAATCATTACAGAGCATTGAAACGGTGGAATTTGCCGAAGCGAAGATCACCGGCGTGATCGCGGATCCAAGCATCACCCGTCCAGGACGGAGCCATCTTCACATTCTCGTCAACGAGCGCTGGACGCAGCCCCGTGGAGTGTTGAACACGATCGAAGCTGCCTACCGCCCGTTACTGCCGCGAGGCCGTCATCCCATTCTCGCGCTCGCCCTTACCCTTCCGCCTGAGCAGGTTGACGTCAACATCCACCCGGCGAAGCTTGAGGTGCGGCTCCACCACGAATCACAAATCGCGAAAATTGCTGCTGAGGTGATCCGCACGACCTTAGGGAGAAAGGCCCGAACATTTCAGCTCGCTGCCGCGGCCGTCACTGACCCACTCGTGTCACACACTCAGGTTGCTGAGGACCAGCCCTCATACGACAACCGGCTCGTCGTTACCCCGAACCTTCCCCCGCTGCACATTCTTGGGCAAGTCCAGCACCGGCTAATCCTGGCGGAGGGACCTGACGGGCTCTACCTCATCGACCAACACCGAGCTCACGAGCGCGTCCTCTACGAGCGGCTCAAAGCAGCAACGCACGATGCCCCAGACACACTTGTCGAGTTGGCCGAACCGATGATTCTTGAACTGACGCCAAGCCAAGCCGCCAAACTCAGCAACTGGCTCGACGCATTAGCAGCACTCGGATTCCACTGTGAGACGTTTGGGCGTCACACGTTTCTGCTGCGAACGACGCCGTACTTGCCAGGCGTTGTCACTGAAGCGCGGCACGCTGGAGGGTTCCCCGCGGTCGGCCAGCGCGACGCACTGATCCCTGCGCTCCTCGAAGCCATTGACGATGTCGCAGCAGAGGACAGCGAAAGCTGGCGTGATCGGCTCTCCATCCGTCTCGCCTGCCGAACAGCAGTACGCCGCGGTCAGCCGCTTGACCTTCCGGGATTATGCGCTCTGGTTCAGGCGCTTGGCGAGACGTCTACGCCTGCCGTCTGCCCGCATGGCTCGCCGATCCTCCTCCGGATTGACGGACAGGCACTCGCGCGACAATTCAACTGGTGA
- a CDS encoding ABC transporter ATP-binding protein translates to MPGAAFTVTHVSVAFQGQPVLQDVSLEAAPGEFLAVVGASGIGKTTLLRLLAQMVAPSEGSVQFSHDAAVGAVAPQTAIVFQEPRLLPWLRVWQNVALVAPGKTADERRRQAVAALETVGLPPESFSAWPRQLSGGMAQRVALARALVTAPSLLLLDEPFSAVDALTRLRLQDYVLDLWQRYAFTVVLVTHDVDEAVYLADRVVLLAGRPAGVHAVFPIPLPRPRSRSDPALALLRGQVLSALDQSLVQHDALDQALSSREENVPSGIGSAVS, encoded by the coding sequence ATGCCAGGAGCGGCCTTTACCGTAACACACGTCAGCGTAGCGTTTCAGGGCCAGCCCGTCCTTCAGGATGTCAGTCTTGAAGCAGCGCCGGGGGAGTTTCTGGCGGTTGTCGGGGCAAGCGGAATTGGTAAGACAACGCTGTTGCGATTGCTTGCCCAGATGGTGGCTCCTTCGGAAGGCTCTGTGCAGTTCTCACACGATGCAGCAGTTGGTGCTGTAGCACCACAAACCGCTATTGTCTTTCAAGAGCCGCGGCTATTGCCGTGGCTGCGGGTCTGGCAGAACGTTGCGCTTGTTGCTCCGGGGAAGACAGCTGACGAACGCCGTCGCCAGGCCGTGGCGGCGCTTGAGACGGTTGGTCTGCCACCAGAGTCGTTCTCGGCGTGGCCCCGGCAGCTTTCGGGCGGCATGGCACAACGGGTGGCGCTTGCTCGTGCGCTGGTGACTGCTCCGTCACTCCTGCTGCTCGATGAGCCCTTTAGTGCAGTTGATGCGCTAACACGCTTGCGTCTCCAAGATTACGTGCTTGACCTTTGGCAACGCTACGCCTTTACCGTCGTGCTCGTTACCCACGATGTTGATGAGGCAGTCTACCTTGCTGACCGTGTTGTCCTGTTGGCAGGCCGACCAGCTGGAGTCCATGCGGTCTTCCCGATTCCGCTGCCACGCCCGCGGAGCCGCAGCGATCCTGCGCTTGCGCTGCTTCGTGGCCAGGTGTTATCGGCACTGGATCAGTCGCTGGTGCAGCATGACGCTCTGGATCAGGCGTTGTCGTCTCGTGAAGAGAATGTTCCATCGGGGATCGGCAGTGCAGTGTCTTGA
- the mutS gene encoding DNA mismatch repair protein MutS, whose protein sequence is MARAGSRQTGTQRDHQAQSERPADSSALVPSRRQYLELKQQYPHAILLYRLGDFYEAFDDDAHIVARDARITLTSRSFGRNGRVPMAGIPHHALNYYLSRLLAAGHTVAIAEQLSEPGRGLVERAVTRVLTPGTVAETALLPSTENRYLAAIAPLGDRIGLAWVDVSTGEFTTLELNGPSRADLLRDELARLNPAECLLPDTAETMDGIIGHITRLPHWHFAPKRAAAILCEHFHTQALTPFGCAELPGAIGAAGAILVYLQQTNPALLAMLTSLRTESLGRTVWVDAATRRNLELTRSLHTGGTRGSLLSVLDHTKTAMGARTLRRIVSQPLRDLAELQRRQGIIAALVAATRVRHHLGHILASVGDLERLISRVTQGLATARDLLQLKSALEGVEALLGHLQAAQAPALRSFAENIPSCADLAVMIEAAIIEDAEGVRIRPGFSPALDQAREAIRETRQWLASLEQQERERTGIRSLKVGYNKVFGYYIEVTRPNLPNVPPDYIRKQTVANGERFITAALKEAEARILSAEGEIEALERAALTDLCHTLTSHADRLLQTARRVAELDAFIAMAEAAVRYNWVAPILDESDCIEIVQGRHPVVEATMTHQPFIPNDCMIGGDGPRILLVTGPNMGGKSTYLRQVALIVWLAQIGSFVPAERARIGLVDRIFSRIGAHDDLAGGQSTFMVEMVETATILHQATRKSLVILDEIGRGTSTYDGLAIARAVLEDLHDRIGARTLFATHYLELTALSETFPGIANAHVEVLERDGRVIFFYTVRPGPADRAYGIHVARLAGLPPWVADRAEAVLAELTNTRPVAMPAPPQEEHIPASPWEAGNLRGPYQLPLAGFPPPPVACQAVAHELAALDLSSMTPREALTWLFAQQARLRGHATHQVGQ, encoded by the coding sequence ATGGCGCGTGCAGGATCACGGCAGACCGGAACGCAACGTGACCACCAGGCACAGTCCGAGCGGCCAGCGGATTCGTCAGCGCTTGTCCCGTCGAGGAGGCAGTATCTCGAACTGAAGCAACAATACCCTCATGCGATCCTCCTCTACCGCCTCGGTGATTTCTATGAAGCCTTCGATGATGATGCGCACATCGTTGCTCGTGACGCGCGGATCACGCTGACGTCACGAAGCTTCGGCCGCAATGGCCGCGTGCCAATGGCTGGAATCCCGCACCATGCCTTGAATTACTACCTCTCACGGCTCCTCGCAGCCGGGCACACCGTTGCTATTGCCGAGCAGTTGAGTGAGCCCGGACGAGGACTTGTTGAGCGAGCAGTCACACGCGTCTTGACACCCGGGACGGTCGCTGAGACTGCCCTACTCCCTTCAACAGAAAATCGCTATCTTGCGGCCATTGCCCCACTTGGTGACCGCATTGGCCTTGCCTGGGTGGATGTCAGCACCGGCGAATTCACCACGCTTGAATTGAACGGACCGAGCCGAGCTGACCTCCTCCGCGACGAACTCGCGCGCCTCAATCCAGCTGAATGCCTTCTTCCGGATACTGCCGAGACGATGGACGGGATCATCGGCCACATCACACGCTTACCGCACTGGCACTTTGCTCCTAAGCGCGCTGCCGCAATACTGTGCGAGCATTTTCACACGCAGGCTCTCACGCCCTTTGGCTGTGCGGAATTACCGGGGGCAATTGGCGCAGCGGGCGCTATTCTTGTGTATCTGCAACAAACCAATCCAGCCCTCCTGGCCATGCTCACCAGTCTGCGGACTGAGTCCCTCGGTCGCACGGTATGGGTTGATGCAGCAACACGCCGCAACCTGGAACTGACACGAAGCCTTCACACTGGTGGGACACGCGGCAGCCTGCTGAGCGTGCTTGACCACACGAAGACAGCGATGGGCGCACGCACACTCCGGCGCATCGTGAGCCAGCCGCTGCGCGACCTTGCGGAACTCCAGCGACGGCAAGGGATCATCGCCGCGTTGGTTGCGGCAACGCGGGTGCGGCATCACCTCGGGCATATCCTTGCGTCAGTTGGGGATCTCGAGCGCTTGATCAGTCGGGTGACCCAGGGTCTTGCGACTGCTCGTGACCTTCTCCAGCTCAAAAGCGCGCTCGAGGGTGTTGAAGCACTGCTCGGCCATCTCCAGGCCGCTCAGGCACCAGCACTGCGCTCGTTCGCTGAGAACATACCGTCCTGCGCTGACCTCGCGGTTATGATTGAAGCTGCAATCATCGAGGACGCTGAGGGCGTACGGATCCGGCCGGGATTCAGCCCTGCCCTTGATCAGGCCCGGGAGGCTATTCGCGAAACACGTCAATGGCTGGCTTCGCTCGAGCAACAGGAGCGTGAGCGGACAGGCATTCGCTCCCTGAAGGTCGGATATAACAAAGTCTTTGGCTACTACATCGAAGTAACACGCCCGAACCTGCCGAATGTCCCGCCAGATTACATTCGGAAACAGACGGTGGCGAATGGCGAGCGTTTCATCACCGCAGCGCTAAAGGAAGCAGAAGCACGCATCCTATCGGCGGAAGGAGAAATTGAGGCGCTCGAGCGCGCAGCATTGACCGACCTCTGTCACACGCTCACTAGTCATGCTGACCGTCTGCTACAAACAGCGCGCCGGGTTGCCGAACTCGACGCATTCATAGCAATGGCAGAAGCAGCAGTGCGCTACAACTGGGTCGCCCCGATACTGGATGAAAGCGACTGCATCGAAATTGTCCAAGGAAGGCATCCTGTCGTCGAAGCGACGATGACCCATCAGCCCTTTATCCCGAACGACTGCATGATAGGCGGAGATGGTCCGCGGATTTTGCTTGTTACAGGACCGAATATGGGAGGCAAAAGCACGTACCTTCGCCAAGTCGCATTGATTGTCTGGTTAGCGCAGATCGGCTCGTTCGTCCCGGCAGAACGAGCGCGCATCGGTCTTGTCGATCGGATTTTCAGCCGTATCGGGGCGCACGATGACCTGGCAGGCGGGCAGAGCACATTCATGGTTGAGATGGTGGAAACCGCGACTATCCTGCACCAGGCAACCCGAAAAAGCCTCGTGATTCTCGACGAAATTGGGCGTGGCACAAGCACCTACGATGGTCTTGCTATTGCACGGGCCGTGCTGGAGGACCTTCACGATCGCATTGGCGCGCGCACGCTTTTTGCGACCCACTACCTCGAACTCACGGCACTCAGCGAAACCTTCCCTGGTATCGCCAATGCCCATGTTGAAGTGCTTGAACGCGATGGCCGCGTGATCTTTTTCTACACCGTTCGCCCCGGTCCAGCGGATCGTGCTTATGGAATTCATGTCGCACGGCTTGCTGGATTGCCGCCTTGGGTCGCTGATCGCGCTGAAGCGGTGCTTGCAGAACTCACCAATACACGGCCTGTAGCAATGCCGGCACCACCCCAGGAAGAGCATATTCCGGCATCGCCCTGGGAAGCCGGCAATCTGCGGGGGCCGTACCAGCTGCCGCTTGCTGGGTTTCCGCCTCCACCTGTAGCATGCCAGGCCGTCGCACACGAGCTTGCCGCCCTCGATCTTTCAAGCATGACGCCGCGCGAAGCCTTAACCTGGCTCTTCGCGCAACAAGCCAGGCTACGCGGTCATGCAACTCATCAGGTGGGCCAGTAG
- a CDS encoding 2-hydroxyacid dehydrogenase, whose amino-acid sequence MRVAVTRRIPEVGIRTLIDAGADVYIWPESFPPTREQLIAFAQGVDALLTLLTEHIDGALLDALPTVRVISNMAVGYDNIDVAACTERGVVVCTTPDVLTDTTADFAFALMLAVARQLKPATEAVLRGEWRTWEPLGFLGHDVSGATLGIVGFGRIGQAVARRARGFNMTVLYTDRDPQPAAEHETGAQYVSLDILLQQSDFVSLHVPLTPETRHLISAPELSMMKPTAVLINTARGPIVDTNALVRALQERQIWGAALDVTDPEPLPPNHPLLQCPNVLVTPHIASASEVTRARMAELAAQNILAVLRGEKPPRAVNWEDVRGQLQQHH is encoded by the coding sequence ATGCGCGTCGCAGTAACGCGAAGAATTCCCGAGGTTGGGATCCGTACGTTAATCGATGCTGGTGCCGACGTCTATATTTGGCCGGAGTCGTTTCCTCCAACGCGTGAGCAGCTCATCGCATTTGCCCAGGGTGTCGACGCGCTGTTAACGCTCCTCACTGAGCACATCGACGGGGCACTCTTAGATGCGCTTCCAACGGTACGCGTTATCAGCAACATGGCTGTCGGCTATGACAATATCGATGTTGCTGCCTGCACCGAGCGTGGTGTTGTTGTCTGTACCACCCCCGATGTCCTGACCGACACAACGGCTGATTTTGCCTTCGCGTTGATGCTGGCCGTTGCCCGGCAACTCAAGCCGGCTACCGAAGCAGTGTTGCGGGGAGAGTGGCGCACGTGGGAGCCACTTGGGTTCCTTGGTCACGATGTCTCCGGTGCCACGCTTGGAATCGTCGGCTTTGGCCGGATCGGGCAAGCGGTTGCCCGGCGGGCGCGCGGTTTCAACATGACGGTCCTCTATACCGACCGCGATCCGCAACCGGCAGCAGAGCATGAGACGGGCGCGCAATATGTTTCGCTTGACATACTGCTACAGCAGAGTGATTTTGTCAGTCTTCACGTGCCATTAACGCCGGAGACGCGCCATTTGATTAGCGCTCCCGAGCTAAGCATGATGAAGCCTACGGCAGTGTTGATCAATACTGCTCGTGGCCCCATCGTTGATACCAACGCGCTTGTCCGAGCACTGCAAGAACGTCAAATTTGGGGAGCTGCTCTCGACGTGACGGATCCCGAGCCACTGCCGCCGAACCATCCGCTGTTGCAGTGCCCGAACGTCCTCGTTACGCCGCACATTGCAAGTGCGAGCGAAGTGACACGGGCCCGTATGGCAGAACTCGCTGCGCAAAATATTCTCGCCGTGCTTCGTGGCGAGAAGCCGCCGCGCGCAGTGAACTGGGAGGACGTCCGTGGTCAGCTCCAACAGCACCACTAG
- a CDS encoding ABC transporter permease — MMVSVRAVSRQQRLTAASRTPRAQVRWQKVGHWLLPWLIPLGGLVLWWVAVTSGWIQPYQLPLPTTILRTFIDLVIHGELARHMQATLQRLAVGYILGAVFGVALGMLAGMSKTIRRAVDPTIQGVRAVPSLAWVPLFLLWFGIGERARVLLIALGVFLPVYFNTLAGVGGVDWRLVEVGYVYRLGRWKILRTILLPGALPGILTGLRSGLSLGWMFVVAAELLAASTGLGFLLVEGQSTMRPDRVIVALLLFAILGRFSDALLGAVEHALLQWRETVATAGQEEGS; from the coding sequence ATGATGGTCTCGGTACGAGCCGTGAGCCGTCAACAGCGGCTCACGGCCGCCTCTCGCACTCCTCGAGCACAGGTGAGATGGCAAAAGGTTGGACACTGGCTTTTGCCGTGGCTCATCCCGCTTGGTGGATTGGTCCTCTGGTGGGTTGCCGTTACGTCCGGCTGGATTCAGCCTTACCAATTGCCCTTACCAACGACGATTCTCCGGACGTTCATCGATCTCGTCATCCATGGCGAACTCGCTCGGCATATGCAGGCAACACTGCAACGACTGGCTGTCGGCTATATCCTCGGCGCTGTCTTCGGCGTTGCCCTCGGGATGCTTGCCGGCATGTCAAAAACGATTCGGCGAGCTGTTGATCCAACAATACAAGGCGTTCGAGCAGTACCGTCGCTGGCATGGGTACCGCTCTTTCTCCTCTGGTTTGGAATCGGCGAACGGGCGCGTGTCTTGCTCATCGCGCTTGGAGTCTTTTTACCAGTGTATTTCAACACATTGGCTGGTGTCGGCGGTGTCGATTGGCGTCTTGTTGAAGTGGGGTATGTATATCGGCTGGGGCGATGGAAGATTCTGCGAACGATTCTGCTGCCCGGGGCACTACCAGGGATTCTGACAGGCCTGCGTTCGGGGTTAAGCCTTGGCTGGATGTTTGTCGTTGCCGCGGAGTTGCTTGCTGCCAGCACGGGCCTTGGCTTTTTGCTCGTTGAGGGACAGTCAACAATGCGACCCGATCGGGTCATCGTTGCCCTCTTGCTCTTCGCCATCCTTGGACGGTTCAGCGACGCACTCCTTGGGGCGGTTGAGCACGCGCTTTTGCAATGGCGTGAGACGGTTGCGACTGCCGGACAGGAGGAAGGTTCCTAA